One genomic segment of Desulforamulus reducens MI-1 includes these proteins:
- a CDS encoding sodium:solute symporter family protein: MSAYGAWIIGLAVAYTAILIILGNIVRKKATSGESYWVGGRNFKPWMVFVCITGLFSGSSFISIMELSYLKGISAGWYGVAEMLHVLIIAILLIGTFRKRMMVTVSGLIGDSFGRMAMGVAGTITAFTFPMWSVATALSFASAVSAFTNIPITTSVAFVAILLLIYLQAGGMWSVVMTQTANAIMFFLMFIIGVTAFFINPGIEGLRHLAEVKPAMFDSTAVGLQVIISWFATFMINVLLAQAAFQMALSCRTPEEGRKGMLMAFGANIFFVFFGVLFGLAAAAVVPDGARGMVAVPQYMATVLPAPLVGLFFLGIWSCALGWGASCQFSGSTSLGRDVTGAINPSLTDTQKVTYTKWSLVILTALMIILGYLRSEQAAWWNVFAWTLRNGATFAPVVAALFWPLATKRAASLSLAVGFVSGLSWYALGNWDPAKFYLNVHPVFFGMSLNMLTMLVVTLVEQSGKFRVGGELTTVRKNVAMVAVALGGLSLISIATAFNWLFTKGLLGLACFTVVAGIFIMTISVTSPIEDKSSVKSLKTQEA; the protein is encoded by the coding sequence ATGAGTGCTTATGGGGCTTGGATAATCGGGCTGGCAGTGGCCTATACAGCCATCCTGATTATTCTAGGAAACATAGTAAGAAAAAAAGCCACCAGTGGTGAAAGCTACTGGGTTGGTGGACGTAACTTTAAACCCTGGATGGTATTTGTTTGTATAACGGGCTTATTTTCAGGTTCATCTTTTATTTCCATTATGGAATTATCTTATCTAAAAGGGATTTCTGCAGGTTGGTACGGTGTAGCGGAGATGTTGCACGTCCTTATTATTGCAATTCTTCTAATTGGAACCTTCCGTAAACGCATGATGGTTACGGTAAGTGGTTTGATTGGCGATTCCTTTGGTCGTATGGCAATGGGAGTGGCCGGCACCATTACGGCCTTTACCTTCCCCATGTGGTCCGTGGCCACAGCATTGTCCTTTGCTTCGGCGGTTAGTGCATTCACCAATATTCCCATTACCACATCTGTTGCCTTTGTGGCGATCTTGCTTTTGATTTACCTGCAGGCCGGCGGCATGTGGTCGGTTGTTATGACACAAACCGCTAACGCCATTATGTTCTTTCTGATGTTTATTATTGGTGTAACAGCCTTTTTCATTAACCCTGGCATTGAAGGATTAAGGCACCTGGCAGAGGTTAAGCCTGCTATGTTTGATAGCACAGCGGTGGGGCTGCAGGTGATTATTTCCTGGTTTGCAACCTTCATGATTAACGTATTACTGGCTCAGGCTGCATTCCAAATGGCCCTGTCCTGCCGGACACCAGAAGAAGGACGTAAAGGCATGCTGATGGCCTTTGGAGCAAACATTTTCTTTGTTTTCTTTGGTGTTCTTTTCGGTCTGGCTGCTGCAGCCGTTGTACCGGATGGTGCCCGTGGCATGGTGGCCGTTCCACAATATATGGCAACGGTTTTACCGGCGCCGCTGGTTGGTTTGTTCTTCCTGGGCATTTGGTCCTGCGCCCTGGGTTGGGGGGCTTCCTGCCAGTTCTCTGGTTCCACCAGTTTAGGTCGTGACGTAACCGGGGCCATTAACCCGAGCCTTACTGACACGCAAAAAGTAACTTATACAAAGTGGTCGCTGGTTATTCTGACAGCCCTCATGATTATTCTGGGCTACCTGCGCAGCGAGCAGGCTGCCTGGTGGAATGTATTTGCCTGGACCCTGCGCAATGGTGCCACCTTTGCCCCGGTGGTTGCAGCACTCTTCTGGCCACTGGCTACCAAACGGGCTGCATCCCTTTCCCTGGCAGTGGGCTTCGTCTCAGGCCTAAGCTGGTATGCCCTGGGTAACTGGGATCCTGCTAAGTTCTACTTAAATGTTCACCCTGTATTCTTTGGTATGTCCTTAAATATGCTTACCATGCTAGTGGTTACCCTAGTGGAGCAATCCGGCAAATTTAGGGTAGGCGGTGAGCTTACTACAGTGCGCAAAAATGTAGCAATGGTAGCAGTTGCCCTTGGCGGTCTGTCTCTTATATCCATTGCAACTGCCTTCAATTGGTTATTTACCAAAGGTTTACTGGGCCTGGCATGCTTCACGGTTGTGGCCGGTATCTTCATCATGACCATATCTGTAACATCACCCATCGAAGATAAAAGTTCAGTAAAATCTCTGAAAACCCAAGAAGCTTAA
- a CDS encoding sigma 54-interacting transcriptional regulator translates to MKVKQVMLENPRTLHRSKTLRDASEVYKQTKVNCAPIVDDENNVVGILTVFRLLEALENGATFATRVDVVMDRNLQIIDEDTCFSEICHKPIDRLVIFNQKQKLTGVLTRIDLINKVHRALENTEDKLAEAFETNQRLRSIIEASYDGIIVVDSQGVVQMVNSSYFRLQDSSHDPAGTSLEQIPLDCHDDVIKVFQEVMQQGKVAFARYQGENLSELTITGSPILDDQNSPVHVVISLHDFTELNQLRLQSARYSEELKSLRTKNQKDLIFHDTAMERVVKKALRVSEVDSTVLITGESGVGKEVIARTIHRNSPRAEGPFIEINCGAIPEHLLESELFGYEKGAFTGANKEGKPGMMELANGGTLLLDEVGDLPLNLQVKLLRALQEQEIYRIGGRTAVKLNVRILAATNKNLEQMIAEKKFREDLFYRLNVVPIHIPPLRERKSDILPLSMHFLEKFNNKYNFHRLFSSEVFKLFEQYPWPGNIRELANLVERLIIMSEQETIYPDQLPPTFFGKPSTSPLQISIDEIIPLKEAREQVESELIVKALKQYRSLRRAGDALGVAHSTLLRKARALGISVEE, encoded by the coding sequence ATGAAAGTTAAGCAGGTTATGTTAGAGAATCCTCGGACGCTGCATCGTAGTAAAACACTGCGAGATGCCAGTGAGGTCTATAAACAAACTAAAGTGAACTGTGCTCCCATTGTTGATGATGAAAACAATGTGGTGGGAATCTTAACCGTTTTTCGGTTATTGGAGGCCTTAGAAAACGGAGCAACCTTTGCAACCCGTGTGGATGTGGTTATGGATCGTAACTTGCAGATTATTGATGAAGATACCTGCTTTAGTGAAATCTGTCATAAACCCATCGATCGACTTGTAATCTTTAATCAAAAGCAGAAACTAACAGGGGTCTTAACAAGAATTGATCTCATCAATAAAGTTCATAGGGCCTTGGAAAATACCGAGGATAAATTGGCTGAAGCCTTTGAAACCAATCAAAGGCTTAGAAGCATCATTGAGGCTTCCTATGATGGGATCATTGTGGTGGATAGCCAAGGAGTTGTTCAAATGGTCAACAGCAGTTATTTTAGACTGCAGGATTCCTCCCATGACCCTGCAGGAACTTCCTTGGAACAGATACCCCTTGACTGTCACGACGACGTGATAAAAGTGTTTCAAGAGGTTATGCAACAGGGAAAAGTGGCCTTTGCCCGTTATCAGGGAGAGAATCTCAGTGAGTTGACCATTACTGGTTCACCTATTTTAGATGATCAAAACAGCCCGGTTCATGTGGTGATCAGCCTACATGACTTCACAGAGTTAAACCAATTAAGGCTGCAATCAGCTCGGTATTCCGAGGAATTAAAATCCTTACGGACTAAGAACCAAAAGGATTTGATCTTTCACGACACTGCCATGGAACGGGTTGTAAAAAAGGCCCTACGGGTATCTGAGGTGGATTCAACCGTGTTGATTACAGGTGAATCCGGAGTGGGAAAAGAAGTGATTGCCAGGACCATTCATCGCAACAGCCCCAGGGCAGAGGGGCCTTTTATTGAAATAAATTGTGGCGCTATTCCTGAACACCTTTTAGAATCGGAACTATTTGGTTATGAAAAGGGAGCCTTTACCGGAGCCAATAAAGAAGGAAAACCCGGTATGATGGAATTGGCCAACGGGGGTACACTGCTGCTGGATGAGGTAGGGGACTTGCCTTTGAACCTCCAGGTTAAGTTGCTGAGAGCCCTTCAAGAGCAGGAAATTTACCGCATTGGAGGACGAACTGCTGTTAAATTAAATGTACGTATTCTTGCTGCCACTAATAAAAATTTAGAGCAAATGATTGCAGAAAAGAAATTTAGGGAAGATTTGTTTTACCGTTTGAATGTTGTACCCATTCATATTCCACCCCTACGAGAACGAAAAAGTGATATTTTGCCTCTAAGCATGCATTTTTTAGAAAAATTTAACAATAAATATAACTTTCACAGACTTTTTTCTTCCGAAGTATTCAAACTTTTTGAGCAGTACCCTTGGCCCGGCAACATCAGAGAACTGGCTAATTTGGTGGAACGGTTGATAATTATGTCAGAACAGGAAACCATTTACCCAGATCAATTGCCTCCAACATTTTTTGGCAAACCATCAACCAGTCCTCTGCAAATATCCATTGATGAGATCATTCCTTTAAAGGAGGCCAGAGAACAGGTTGAAAGCGAGCTAATCGTAAAGGCCTTGAAACAATATAGAAGTTTGAGGCGTGCTGGAGATGCGCTGGGTGTAGCCCATTCTACTTTATTACGTAAAGCTAGGGCTCTGGGTATCTCCGTTGAGGAATAG
- the gcvH gene encoding glycine cleavage system protein GcvH codes for MKKYSKEHQWIEVEGHKGRMGITKFAAEQLGDIVYLELPTVGEQTTAGEPMTVVESVKSSSDIYAPVTGEVLAVNEVLGDEPERLNRDPEGEAWIAELKAENPAELDDLMTEEEYLEFVK; via the coding sequence ATGAAAAAATACAGTAAAGAGCATCAATGGATAGAGGTAGAAGGCCATAAGGGACGCATGGGCATTACCAAATTTGCCGCAGAGCAATTAGGGGATATTGTGTATTTAGAACTGCCTACGGTGGGAGAACAAACCACTGCCGGGGAACCCATGACGGTGGTGGAGTCTGTGAAATCCTCTTCAGATATCTATGCCCCGGTTACTGGAGAAGTGTTAGCTGTCAATGAAGTGCTGGGGGATGAACCGGAGCGTTTAAACCGGGACCCTGAGGGAGAAGCCTGGATTGCTGAACTGAAAGCGGAAAATCCTGCTGAATTGGATGATTTAATGACAGAGGAAGAATATCTAGAATTTGTAAAATAA
- a CDS encoding GerAB/ArcD/ProY family transporter, which produces MLCLIYFWMAVHSVVFLFKDMDFSNLLPIFDLPLKDFLQSVHSTATFPFGETIAFLMIFPFVKKTGNLTKHVLIFMFIAGIFISLVAIRDITALGPMAEIESFPPYRTVRLIDIANIITRMEILLAISFLLVGVIKIFVLFYGGTLGLAQLFKLKAYLPLVYPLGAIITLMSLVNFNSYLGV; this is translated from the coding sequence ATGTTATGTTTAATTTATTTTTGGATGGCTGTTCACAGTGTTGTTTTTCTTTTTAAGGATATGGATTTTAGTAATTTATTACCAATATTTGATCTTCCCTTAAAGGATTTCCTTCAGTCTGTCCATAGTACAGCTACATTTCCCTTTGGTGAGACCATCGCCTTTCTTATGATTTTTCCCTTTGTTAAGAAGACAGGTAATTTAACAAAACATGTCTTAATTTTCATGTTTATTGCTGGCATCTTCATTTCTTTGGTTGCTATACGTGATATCACTGCCCTGGGACCCATGGCTGAGATCGAATCCTTCCCCCCCTATAGAACTGTCCGTCTAATTGATATTGCCAATATCATTACTAGAATGGAAATCCTCCTGGCCATTAGTTTTTTGTTAGTGGGAGTTATCAAGATATTTGTATTATTTTATGGCGGCACACTGGGCCTGGCACAGTTATTTAAATTAAAGGCTTATTTGCCATTGGTATATCCTTTGGGAGCCATTATTACTCTAATGAGTTTAGTAAATTTTAATAGTTATTTGGGAGTTTAG